A stretch of DNA from Leptospira barantonii:
GAGATCCTTGAATCGGGAAGCGGGATATGTGTTCAACGCGTTTACGATCAGGCGTTCTTCGTTTTGAGTCCACTTGTCCTTGACCTGATCAATGGAGACGTTCCCGTTCGAATCGTAAAGAAGTGTGTTGAGAACCCTTCTGGATAGTTTAGGATAATGTAATTCTCCCACGGCGTCGAAAAACTTCAGAAGTTTTTGTCCGTGCCAAAGTGCGACCTTCGGATAGATAAAAACTAAATGTCCTTTTTCTTTGGAGCCTTTTACTTCCTTAAACTGAGAACTGAAATATATGGGAACTTCGGGAAGTCCGTATTCCTTTACGCTCAGATATTTTTTGACGACCGGAAGATACTTTCTTTGTTCCGGTTTTAAGAAACCCGCTTTGACCGGTTTCATATCCGTTTGCAATTGTTTTAATATTTTTAAGTTGGCTCTTTGTTGCCCTTTCGGTGGAACGAAGTTCCAAAGAGAAACCACTTGATCCACGGAACCCGCGATCTCGTCGGGCACGGGCGTCATGTAATCGAACACGGCTTCGGATTCTTCCAAGGTATCCACAACGATCACCTGAGGATCGGAACTGATATCGAATCGATCTCCGATCTCGTCGTAGAGGTTGACCGAATCCAGATTGTCGACCATCAGATCTCGGCCGTTGTAATTGAATCGGATTCCGGGACTGAAACTGAAAAAGGAAATTACGACCACGATCGCAAGGACGATTAACGTCAATAGACCCGGTTTTTTATAAAATCGATAGAGAAGGGGAGAAGTCGTTTGTTCTTTTGCGGATAACAAAAACTTGCTCTTGAGAGAAGGGAACAAACGGAACAAAAGAGTGATCTGAAGCGCGGTCACTCCATACATAGAAACCGCGATGATCAAAATTCCGTAGGTCGCGATGATACCGAATTCGCTAAATCCTCTGAATTCGGAGAACGCGAGAACCACGAACGCCGACGTTGTGGTTAACGCGGAGATAAACGAAGCGATTCCAGTATGATAGATCGTATCCTTGATGGAACGAAGCATGTCTTGTTTGCGGGTGAATTCTTCCCTGAAACGATATAAGAACTGAATTCCGTAGTCGATCCCGAGTCCCATCAGAATGGACGCGATGATACTCGTGACGGAGTTGAGTTGTCCGATCACGATCGTCGTCAACCCGAAGGAGAATAAAATTCCCGAAAGAAGAGATACGAGAAGGATCACGATAAAAAGAGGATTTCTAAAAAAGAAAAGAAGAAGAACCGCGATTCCGATAAAGGATGCGATCGCGATCGGTTTAAGAGCCGCCATCAAGGTTTCGTAGTCGTCCAAGTGAAGGCGATACGTTCCCGTATAACCGACTTGAATTCCTTTTTTGTCGAGAGCGAGTTCCGCGACGACTTCCTTGATTCTCTTATCGAGAGCGATGTTGAATTCTATGTTTGTAAAGGAACCCGCGGGTTTGATCAAAAAGATCAACATTCCCTTGTCCGGTGAAATATTATATTCGTCGAATATATCTCTTTTTGCAAGTTTCTGATATTTGGCGAGAATATCGTTGAAGTCGGGATTGTATTCTTCGTTGTTCAGTTTGATGAAGAATGGGTTGGCTCTTTCCACTTCTTCGTCGATCTTTCTTTTGACCCGTTTGCGGACTTCGGTTAAGTCCTCGGTTTTTAAAAAGAGAGGAAGACGGTCCTGTAAAAAGGAAACGTTGTAACGATAGGAAATGTATTGAACGTATTCCTTTTCTTTCAGAAGTCTTTCGTTTAAGACGTCCGAAGCCTTTTTGATCGCATTCTCCCTTTCCTTATAGTAAGAAACGTTTTTCTGTTTTACCTTTTCGGCTTCTTTCAGTTCGTTTTCTGCGATCTCCGGTTGTCCGTTTTTCTTCGCGGCAAACGCCTTAACGAGATGGTCCGTCATTCCCTTTTCGTCTTTGAACTTAATGCTGAGAATGTAGAATCCGTTACCGCCGATCATCTCGATCACTTTCTGCGTCTTGATGACGGAAGGGTTATCCTTCGGAAGAAGATCGAGGTTGTTGCTGTTCACCGTAAGTTTGGAGGCTTGCCATAAGGAAAGAAGAAGAAATACGGCGAGCACGCTACAGGAACGGATCGGGTTTAGGAGAATCGAGTCTGTAAGTCTGGAAAGAAGCTGTCTCATTCTGGTTTAATTCTTTGCTTCTTTTTTGATCAAAGCGATGGTTTGTTTGATTCCGTTCTTTTTGATGGAAGGTTCCACCGATTTAACTCGGTTTGTTTCGGAAGCGTATTTCCCTTCACTTAAGAAATCCGTAATATACCAAGCTCCGTCGATTTTCATCAGAATCCAAGAGAACGTGATTCTTTCGGAACCGCTCCAGATGATGGAGGAAGCGAGAGTTGCGTTATCTCCCTTGATCACCGGTTTTTCGTAATTGATGTCGATCTTATCGAAGTATTTATGAGCGATCGGAAAACTGCGGTGAACGATGAACTCGGAAATCGCTTCCTCGAATTCTTTTCGATCAGCGTCGGCGATCTTACCGGAAGACTTTAAGAGTTGGTTCGTGAACTGCTTAACGTGGATGAGAGCGATCGCTTTGTCGTTCTTTTTATATCGGATAAAACCGATCAGCTTTTTCACCGTGGAAGAGATCTGTTCTTCCGCCGAAGGAGCCTCTTCGCTTGGAGCGGGAGTTTCCGATGCGGGAGGAGTGGGGCTTTCGTTTTGCGTTTGCGCGAACAGAAAGGACGGAGATACGAGGGATAAAAGAAAAAGAATGGAAATTATTTTTTTCACAACATGGTACCTGTTGTTTTGTAGTTTGTGTAGATCCGAAAACCGAATCATAAGAGATTCGGTCGGAACTCCATACAGCTTTCTTAATCTGTAGGGGGAAGTCAACGGAATAAAATCCCGACTTGTCCGTGCTTTTGGATCTTTCTATAAAAGGGTATGCGAAATAAAATTCTACTTTTTTAAGTCCTCGTAATCCGGAAGAAATACTTTTAGGTCTCCTTTTGAATTGAGATTCAAGTTTCCGAAAGAAAGTTGGACCAAAAGATTTTTCATGTGAAAGTCGAGCAGATCGGAAGGGTCTTGATCGATCAAAAGAAGACTCGTGTTTTTCAGAGAGACAGAACCGACTTGGATTTCTCCGCCGGAAATCCGAATCTGATTCGAATTTCCGGGCTGAAACGTAAGATTCGGAAAGGAAGAATTTTTCTTCGTATCGAATTTCACTAAAATTCGATCGGACAAAAGTTGGATCTCTGCGATCGTTCCTTGAATTCTGGGCGGAGGTAAAAGAAGAAAGGATTGGATATGAAAACTTTTATCGACGATTTGTAAACCTCTTCCATCCGGAATCGGAAGAAGTTCCTTAAGACCCACTCCCAAACTCGACAAAAGATCTCCCGCACCGGGGATTCCCGCGGCGTTCATCGTTTCGGATCGTAAGATCAGTTGAGAACTGTTCGGAACGAGTTCGAGATCGCAGATCATTTCCACGTCGACCCAAAAGAGCAACTTGTATTCACCCAAAATTCGGATCTTTCGTTTGCCGTCTTTTTCGATCGTGGATAGTTTCAAATTTCGTAATGGAAAGTTCGGAAAAGACTTTATGTTTTCGTTAAATAGATATTCGAGAACGGAGATTTCGAACTCGGTATCTCCCCGAAAAAGATCGAGATGAAACGAAGTGGGATCGTTGAAGTTTACGGGAGAATTTTTTTTGTTCGAAGAAGCGATCACGGTCAGATGTTTGACCGTAAAGTAGATCTTATCCTCAAGCCTGAACTTTACGTTTTTGAGTTTGAGATACGCGCCCGGTTCGTCCGAAAACGGTTTTTCGGGAATCGATTCGGAAAGGATCGAACCCCCCAGAAAAAGAAAAATTAAAAAAAGAATCGGCAGGTTCCGAAAAAATCGCATGGACGTATTCTCAACAATCCGTTTGAAATGAAAACCTTTTATTGAGCTTAAAGATTAATCTTGCCCGAACGAAGATACGGATCCAAATCGCTCGCCTCGTCCACGTCGTTCAGTTTGGGAAGAACCCAAACGTTTTTTCTAGATAGTTGCAATTTTTCTAATGTGATTCCGAATACACGATCGGTGCTCCAAGGAATCTCCTTAAAAATTTCCGGGAAATGCGTTTTAGCTCCTAAGAGATAATAACCGCCGTCCACCGCAGGACCTAAAACCGCGTCGGATTGATCGAGAGCGGAAAACGCTTCTCGAATGTGTTTGGCTTCAAGATCGGGACAATCGCTTCCGATGATGACCGCTTTTTCCGCACCGGCCGCGAACGTTTCCAAGAACGCGTTGGACATTTTGGAACCGAGGTCCTCTCCGACTTGAAGATGAGCGCTGTATCGCTCTCCCCATTTGGAAGAAACAAATTCCGGAATGGAATCAAAATATAACCTGAGGGGCAAATCCAAAGCATTGACTTGTTTTTGGGTCAACTCGACGAGTTGTTCGTAAACAGCCAAGGCCGCTTCGTTGCCTAATGTTTGAGCAAGTCTTGTTTTCACTTGTCCCACGACCGGGTTTCTTAAAAAAAGAATGAGGGCTTCTTTGGAATTCATCTTACTTGATTTTAACTCTGATAAAAAGAAACGCTCTCGAAGAATCGTCGATTAGAATCCTGGTTGACCACAGTTTTCATTCGGATATCTTTATTAAGAACCAGTCTTTTAAAGAAGGGTATCTTACTTCGATCCGCATTTCCGTAAACGAAATTTCGGTTTTTTAGGAACGTTGTAAATAGGTAAATTCTTAAGGATTGAAAAAAGCGATTCATGAGAATGTTGAAACTAGTATAGACCTCGTTGTGCGAGGGAGGATGTTTATGAAAATTTTTCGTAATTTTCTTTCTGCGGGATTGCTCGCGGTCGTCGTCTTCGGTGTTTTGTTTACCGGAGCTTGTAAGAAAAAAGAAAACAACGACGATAAGAACAATGCGATTCTTCTTTTGTTGGCGACTCAGCCCTATGTGGAGCAGAGTAAGACCGGATTTTTTATCATCGTTCCCAAAGGAATCGCTCAGTGAGGAAACTTAGAATGAAAAAATCATGGGTTTTAATTCTTGTTGCCGTTCTTGTTTTTCTCGGAGCCGGTCTTAGTTTTCGTTCGGATCGAGTCGCATTTTTTGTAAGAGAAGATTCTCCCAAACCGTTTCCGGTTCGTCTCGAACTCATTCAACCTCTCAAAGCGAACGCGGACAGTTGGGGTTTTGTGCGTCAGTCCGCTACATGGGCGAGAGGAAATTCTCTCTTTATGGACGATCTGATCTTTGCGATCCGTAAAGCGTTTCCGCTTGGAACGACGGCAAACATCACTCTTTCCAATCAACTTTTCAACGGACAATCTTATACTCTACGATTGAAACTCAATTCCGGAAATGTTTCGTATCAACCTTCGACGCTGAGCACGGCGGCTTCTTATACGAACTTTTTCGAACTTCGTTCCACATCCGATAACGGAGCGGCTCTTCAATTTTTCTTCGACGATGATCCGAGAGACGTTGCGGGCGACGGCGCCGTCCTTTTATATCAATTGAGCAGACTCGATCCGACTCGTTGGTCCGGCGCGACCGCGATCATCGAAAGTTACGTTAGACAACCCGTTGTCACCGGATTTGCAAATCAAGGTTTGATTCAGACGTATTCTTGGAAAGGTCCTCTCGGTTCCGATGCGCTCGGACAGGATGTGGATACGGGAAGGGTGATTCTCGAAGAGATGGACAATCGTACCGTATTCTGTTTTAAATCCGTTGTGAGCTTTAACGGAACCACGGATCTCGTGACGATCAACGCGGGAACAACCGCTCTCGGTTATTCACATAACAACGGACTTTGTCCCGGAGCCGGAAGAGAATATTATAAACTTGCGTATAGCCAAAAGCTCGACGGAAGTTTGAACGTAACCGCAAAGGGCGGATTGGAACAAACCGCGATCACATCGGGCCAAGCGATCACTTGTAATAGCACCGTAAATCAGTTTGTGAATTTCACGCCTACGTATGGACTTTTTAACTTCAACGGATTCATCGCGGAAGGGGTTGCATCGAGTGCGATTCCTGCAGACTTCATTCAGTCTTCCCGCGTGGATTCATTGTATGATCGAGTCGGGACCGTGGGAAAATCCGCGGCGACTACAACCCCGGCGGGTTCAAGCTGGGACACGTTGACAAAAGCGTATGTCGACGCGATTACGATCAATTTCGCAACCGTTCCTTAAGACGGAGATGGATTTGATGTTCGAAAGCCTCCGGGAATCCGGGGGCTTTTTTTTGCTTTCAACATTTTTCGGGGATCGGTTTTAATCGAAGAATGGAGTTTCGAACCATTACTTTTCAAGAATCCTTACGCTCCGGTTTTTCCGAGTCGGCTTTCGAACTCGACGTGTGGCCGACCTTTCTCAATCAAGATTCGATCGGAAACGAATATTACACTTTTATTGTAAAAGAATTTTCGAATTTACACTGTCTCGCGGTTACTAAGGACAACGAGGTCGCGGGAACGGGAAAAATTGTACCTTTTTACTGGGACGGAACTTGGGAAGGATTACCGAAAGGTTGGGACGAGGCCATTCTCAAAAGCGTACAAGACTGGAAAACAAAAACGATCTG
This window harbors:
- a CDS encoding efflux RND transporter permease subunit, with the protein product MRQLLSRLTDSILLNPIRSCSVLAVFLLLSLWQASKLTVNSNNLDLLPKDNPSVIKTQKVIEMIGGNGFYILSIKFKDEKGMTDHLVKAFAAKKNGQPEIAENELKEAEKVKQKNVSYYKERENAIKKASDVLNERLLKEKEYVQYISYRYNVSFLQDRLPLFLKTEDLTEVRKRVKRKIDEEVERANPFFIKLNNEEYNPDFNDILAKYQKLAKRDIFDEYNISPDKGMLIFLIKPAGSFTNIEFNIALDKRIKEVVAELALDKKGIQVGYTGTYRLHLDDYETLMAALKPIAIASFIGIAVLLLFFFRNPLFIVILLVSLLSGILFSFGLTTIVIGQLNSVTSIIASILMGLGIDYGIQFLYRFREEFTRKQDMLRSIKDTIYHTGIASFISALTTTSAFVVLAFSEFRGFSEFGIIATYGILIIAVSMYGVTALQITLLFRLFPSLKSKFLLSAKEQTTSPLLYRFYKKPGLLTLIVLAIVVVISFFSFSPGIRFNYNGRDLMVDNLDSVNLYDEIGDRFDISSDPQVIVVDTLEESEAVFDYMTPVPDEIAGSVDQVVSLWNFVPPKGQQRANLKILKQLQTDMKPVKAGFLKPEQRKYLPVVKKYLSVKEYGLPEVPIYFSSQFKEVKGSKEKGHLVFIYPKVALWHGQKLLKFFDAVGELHYPKLSRRVLNTLLYDSNGNVSIDQVKDKWTQNEERLIVNALNTYPASRFKDLGLLEGTVSFILKTRPFSNLEQARSHKYVSNTAGSLILFANLIKIVQREGVAAFLITLVLVVIVLILFFRGIVPALISLIPLVLGIFVTLGIMAAFKIQLNFMNVLVFPVIVGYGIQNGIYIYYRFREDHDVVRAMSMVGPAIIASTLTTLVGWSSLLIADQKGLKSIGVVASIGIASSLIIALTLVPAVLEIVYRSRKEEESESKPIGFSEEDSDSSEGIGSSDSYSQNETGARSATAKKKAAKKKTASAKKAPAKKKKG
- a CDS encoding ABC transporter substrate-binding protein — its product is MIRFSDLHKLQNNRYHVVKKIISILFLLSLVSPSFLFAQTQNESPTPPASETPAPSEEAPSAEEQISSTVKKLIGFIRYKKNDKAIALIHVKQFTNQLLKSSGKIADADRKEFEEAISEFIVHRSFPIAHKYFDKIDINYEKPVIKGDNATLASSIIWSGSERITFSWILMKIDGAWYITDFLSEGKYASETNRVKSVEPSIKKNGIKQTIALIKKEAKN
- a CDS encoding TIGR04282 family arsenosugar biosynthesis glycosyltransferase yields the protein MNSKEALILFLRNPVVGQVKTRLAQTLGNEAALAVYEQLVELTQKQVNALDLPLRLYFDSIPEFVSSKWGERYSAHLQVGEDLGSKMSNAFLETFAAGAEKAVIIGSDCPDLEAKHIREAFSALDQSDAVLGPAVDGGYYLLGAKTHFPEIFKEIPWSTDRVFGITLEKLQLSRKNVWVLPKLNDVDEASDLDPYLRSGKINL
- a CDS encoding LIC12338 family lipoprotein, which encodes MKIFRNFLSAGLLAVVVFGVLFTGACKKKENNDDKNNAILLLLATQPYVEQSKTGFFIIVPKGIAQ
- a CDS encoding LIC_12337 family protein: MKKSWVLILVAVLVFLGAGLSFRSDRVAFFVREDSPKPFPVRLELIQPLKANADSWGFVRQSATWARGNSLFMDDLIFAIRKAFPLGTTANITLSNQLFNGQSYTLRLKLNSGNVSYQPSTLSTAASYTNFFELRSTSDNGAALQFFFDDDPRDVAGDGAVLLYQLSRLDPTRWSGATAIIESYVRQPVVTGFANQGLIQTYSWKGPLGSDALGQDVDTGRVILEEMDNRTVFCFKSVVSFNGTTDLVTINAGTTALGYSHNNGLCPGAGREYYKLAYSQKLDGSLNVTAKGGLEQTAITSGQAITCNSTVNQFVNFTPTYGLFNFNGFIAEGVASSAIPADFIQSSRVDSLYDRVGTVGKSAATTTPAGSSWDTLTKAYVDAITINFATVP